One region of Planktothrix sp. FACHB-1365 genomic DNA includes:
- a CDS encoding NHLP bacteriocin system secretion protein, which translates to MQTKNNQIFSQEALERLSSPERLDQMMQVVSPRAWLPLGTVGLLVAVAGTWSVVGRIPVSVNGQGVLIQPRRVVQFQAPSNGQLMKLNIKPGDVIKKGEEIGVIDKYDIQQQLEQEKAKLTQLQAQNQDTNKLQKQQIELELKTLNQQQKDLEESLRRESVTPRLYQENRAALEQKRQSLVESLQREEITPKLYQQNLAAIAEKRESLMQRKQQIETLLQTLQERFEARIHLFEQEKAISQDVLLQAKREVLDAQMQVSDIETQLKELDVQKTNSDRQFLQNLNKVNEIKNSIQEIEVQKTNTERDYLQNLNKIDEIKTKIKDLEAQASKLTQQDLEKSLNQTNQIEEVKRKIAQLERQLSGESKIISQYDGRILEVSAVPGQVLNSGVRLGSLEAEDPNAKMVSLVYLADKDGKQIKPGMTVQVTPSIVKRERYGGIVGKVTQVSSFPVTSQDMSAIIGNEQLANTLAEGISKSGALVQVFVELEKDPNTISGYKWSSSNGPPLKISSGTTTQVRVQIGELAPISYVIPIFRSLTGVY; encoded by the coding sequence ATGCAAACGAAAAACAACCAAATTTTTAGCCAAGAAGCTTTAGAACGGCTATCCTCTCCCGAAAGACTTGACCAAATGATGCAAGTGGTTAGTCCTAGAGCTTGGTTACCTTTGGGTACCGTTGGTCTTTTAGTGGCTGTTGCTGGAACTTGGAGTGTAGTGGGGCGAATTCCGGTTAGTGTAAACGGTCAAGGGGTGTTAATTCAGCCCCGCCGTGTCGTGCAATTTCAAGCGCCTAGTAATGGTCAATTAATGAAGCTCAATATTAAGCCAGGAGATGTAATTAAAAAAGGCGAAGAAATTGGTGTAATTGATAAATACGATATCCAACAACAACTAGAGCAAGAAAAAGCTAAATTAACTCAACTCCAAGCACAGAACCAAGATACAAATAAACTACAAAAGCAACAGATTGAACTTGAATTAAAAACATTAAATCAGCAGCAAAAAGACTTGGAAGAATCTTTGCGTCGAGAGTCAGTGACACCGAGATTGTACCAAGAAAATCGAGCAGCCCTGGAACAAAAACGTCAAAGTCTTGTGGAGAGTTTGCAGCGAGAAGAAATTACACCAAAACTCTATCAACAAAATCTAGCTGCGATCGCAGAAAAACGAGAAAGTCTGATGCAACGCAAGCAACAAATTGAGACTTTATTACAAACTTTGCAAGAGCGTTTTGAAGCGCGTATACATCTTTTTGAGCAGGAAAAAGCGATTAGTCAAGATGTCCTGTTGCAAGCCAAACGGGAAGTATTAGACGCTCAAATGCAAGTATCAGATATCGAAACTCAATTGAAGGAACTCGATGTCCAAAAAACCAATAGCGATCGCCAGTTTCTTCAAAATCTTAATAAAGTCAACGAAATCAAAAACAGTATCCAAGAAATTGAAGTTCAAAAAACAAATACCGAACGAGATTATTTACAAAATCTGAACAAAATTGATGAAATCAAAACTAAAATTAAAGACCTAGAAGCTCAAGCTTCAAAATTAACTCAACAAGATTTAGAAAAATCGCTTAACCAAACGAATCAAATTGAAGAAGTTAAACGTAAAATAGCCCAACTAGAACGACAATTATCCGGCGAAAGCAAAATTATTAGTCAATATGATGGTCGAATTTTAGAAGTGAGTGCTGTTCCTGGTCAAGTTCTTAATTCGGGAGTCCGTCTAGGGTCGTTGGAAGCAGAAGATCCGAACGCCAAAATGGTTAGTTTGGTTTATTTAGCTGACAAAGATGGTAAGCAAATTAAACCAGGAATGACTGTACAAGTGACTCCTAGTATTGTTAAACGAGAACGTTACGGCGGGATTGTTGGAAAAGTAACTCAAGTTTCTTCTTTTCCTGTAACCAGTCAAGATATGTCGGCAATTATTGGTAATGAACAGTTAGCAAATACCCTCGCCGAAGGCATATCTAAAAGCGGTGCTTTGGTGCAGGTCTTTGTTGAATTAGAAAAAGATCCGAATACAATTAGTGGCTATAAATGGTCTTCTTCTAATGGCCCCCCACTTAAAATTTCTTCGGGTACAACCACCCAAGTTCGAGTCCAAATTGGAGAATTAGCCCCGATTTCTTATGTAATTCCTATTTTTAGATCGTTGACTGGCGTTTATTAA
- a CDS encoding cyclic nucleotide-binding domain-containing protein, whose product MKKVLIEQLSKSDIRWMIANGDRQEVAAGTVLIRQQRAIETFYIVLEGAFSVTIQADSRSALASAFAVLENFVNLEEEIAQVTSGEVLGELSFFNMIPSAITVKAIENSVVLAFPYQKLLARLNQNSEFASRFYHAIAILLLNRFEHLVKKFTQNRNLKIPPLQDVPLLFGELNDSDIDWMIQHSQIEECSTDTILIQSGQPVEKIYILLRGSVSVSFSEENKSSLTRLFSILETEDHINFSPGYEISKISKGEILGDTALIDARLSNYTYKALENLQLLSIKKEYLLIKLQQNPARASRFYRVIAMLLSARLQGLISRLGYGRDSYRIGQELSENLSYSDEIDLDEIDNITLGGARFNWMLQRLKVLF is encoded by the coding sequence ATGAAAAAAGTTTTAATTGAACAATTGAGTAAAAGTGATATTCGTTGGATGATCGCCAACGGAGATCGGCAAGAAGTTGCTGCTGGTACTGTATTGATTCGACAACAAAGAGCAATTGAAACCTTTTATATCGTTCTGGAAGGGGCTTTTAGTGTTACGATTCAAGCGGACTCAAGAAGTGCTTTAGCAAGTGCGTTTGCTGTTTTGGAAAATTTCGTGAACTTAGAAGAGGAAATAGCTCAAGTTACCAGTGGAGAGGTGCTGGGTGAATTGTCTTTTTTTAATATGATTCCGTCAGCAATTACCGTTAAAGCAATTGAAAATTCGGTAGTTTTAGCTTTCCCCTACCAAAAGCTTTTAGCTAGATTAAATCAAAATTCAGAATTTGCTTCTCGCTTTTATCATGCGATCGCCATTTTACTCTTAAACCGCTTTGAACATCTCGTCAAAAAATTTACACAAAATCGGAATTTAAAAATTCCACCGTTGCAAGATGTTCCCTTACTATTTGGTGAACTAAACGATAGCGATATTGATTGGATGATTCAACATAGCCAAATCGAAGAATGTTCTACAGATACTATTTTAATTCAAAGTGGGCAACCCGTAGAAAAAATCTATATCTTGTTACGGGGAAGCGTATCTGTTTCTTTCAGTGAAGAAAACAAAAGTTCCCTAACCCGCCTTTTTTCGATTTTAGAAACTGAAGATCATATTAACTTCTCACCAGGATATGAAATCAGCAAAATTAGTAAAGGAGAAATTTTAGGCGACACCGCTTTAATCGATGCACGTTTATCAAATTATACTTACAAAGCTTTAGAAAATTTACAGCTTTTAAGCATTAAGAAAGAGTATTTATTAATTAAACTTCAGCAAAATCCCGCTAGGGCTTCCCGTTTTTACCGAGTAATTGCGATGTTATTGTCAGCCCGACTCCAAGGACTGATTAGCCGACTGGGTTACGGCAGAGATTCCTACCGAATCGGGCAGGAATTATCAGAAAATTTGTCTTACTCCGACGAGATTGATCTGGATGAAATCGATAACATTACGCTCGGAGGTGCTAGATTTAATTGGATGCTGCAACGCTTAAAAGTGCTGTTTTAA
- a CDS encoding DUF3365 domain-containing protein, translating to MRIKPLSFFNNLKLARKLTFLLLIIFMSGIILSGLALANVLNYKAQYEISSKALLLSETINSIRKYTSTEIAPELAVRSTSDEFLAQSIPSYSVRKIFAHLQESDARYKGIYYKSAMLNPTNIMNKADGFETTLVEQFRQNKNLKELQGFRSVNNQNFFYIARPLSLNESSCLRCHGIPANAPKKMIELYGTTNGFNWPIKEVIGTQIVSVPAQQVFQNARQSFLLVMGIVSMIFALTILVTNLWLKRFIVRPINKIVQVAEAVSTGDMDAEFEKVSNDEVGSLVEAFTRMKMSLTMAMRKFEQYRVKSRKSDESKKPQNNNIIPRLRE from the coding sequence ATGCGAATCAAACCCTTGTCATTTTTCAATAATTTAAAATTAGCCAGAAAGCTGACTTTTTTATTGCTAATCATTTTTATGAGTGGAATTATCCTGAGTGGTTTAGCGTTGGCTAATGTTCTGAATTACAAAGCTCAATATGAAATTAGCTCAAAGGCTTTGTTGTTGAGTGAAACCATAAACTCTATCCGAAAATATACCAGTACGGAAATCGCACCAGAATTAGCTGTTCGCTCAACATCGGATGAATTTTTAGCGCAAAGTATTCCTTCTTATTCAGTCCGTAAGATTTTTGCCCATCTCCAAGAGAGCGACGCTCGTTATAAGGGAATTTATTATAAATCGGCAATGTTGAATCCCACAAATATTATGAATAAAGCAGATGGTTTTGAAACGACCCTCGTGGAACAGTTCCGTCAAAATAAAAACCTCAAAGAATTACAAGGATTTCGTTCTGTTAATAATCAGAATTTTTTCTACATTGCTCGTCCCTTATCCCTGAATGAATCCAGTTGTTTAAGATGTCACGGTATCCCAGCTAATGCACCTAAGAAGATGATTGAACTTTATGGAACAACGAATGGGTTTAATTGGCCTATAAAGGAAGTGATTGGGACTCAGATTGTTTCTGTTCCAGCGCAGCAAGTTTTCCAGAATGCTCGCCAATCATTCCTTTTAGTGATGGGAATTGTATCTATGATTTTTGCTCTAACAATCCTAGTCACCAATCTGTGGTTAAAACGATTTATTGTTCGACCTATCAATAAGATTGTTCAAGTGGCTGAAGCGGTAAGCACGGGTGATATGGATGCCGAGTTTGAGAAAGTATCTAATGATGAAGTGGGAAGTTTAGTAGAAGCATTTACACGGATGAAAATGAGTTTAACAATGGCAATGAGAAAGTTTGAACAGTATCGAGTTAAAAGTCGCAAATCTGATGAATCAAAGAAACCACAGAATAATAATATTATACCTCGTTTAAGAGAATAG
- a CDS encoding MinD/ParA family protein — MSKIISIHSYRGGTGKSNSTANIATAIARKGYRVGIVDADIQSPGIHILFGLDPQQIDHTLNDFLWGHSAITDAAYNVTSVLKNPANTRSSIYLIPSSIKVNDISRILRERFDIELLLEGFQTLIKNLHLDYLFIDTHPGLNQETLISLTTSDIVLFILRPDQQDFQGTAVTVDVARKLRVPKLLLLINKALKEYDFDDLRQQVEQTYNAPVVGIFPESEDMLRLASSNIFCLQYPQHPISQAIEEVAQQIINKENS; from the coding sequence ATGTCCAAAATTATCTCTATTCACTCCTATCGAGGGGGTACTGGCAAATCCAACTCAACCGCCAATATTGCCACAGCCATTGCCCGTAAAGGGTATCGCGTTGGCATTGTCGATGCTGATATTCAATCCCCAGGGATTCACATTTTATTTGGGCTTGACCCTCAACAGATTGATCACACTTTGAATGACTTTCTCTGGGGTCACTCTGCGATCACGGATGCTGCCTACAATGTTACCTCCGTACTTAAAAACCCAGCAAACACTCGGAGCAGTATTTACTTAATTCCTTCTAGTATCAAAGTCAACGATATTTCTCGGATCTTGCGGGAACGTTTTGATATTGAACTATTGTTAGAGGGTTTCCAAACTTTAATCAAAAACCTCCATCTTGACTACTTATTTATTGATACCCATCCAGGTTTAAATCAAGAAACCTTAATATCCTTAACCACCTCTGATATTGTTTTGTTTATCCTTCGACCTGACCAGCAAGATTTTCAAGGGACTGCTGTTACGGTAGATGTTGCCAGGAAACTGCGAGTTCCTAAATTATTACTCTTGATTAATAAAGCCCTCAAAGAATACGACTTTGACGATCTTCGCCAACAAGTTGAACAAACTTACAACGCTCCCGTTGTCGGGATCTTTCCAGAATCAGAGGATATGCTTCGACTAGCAAGCAGCAACATTTTCTGTCTTCAGTATCCTCAGCATCCTATCAGTCAAGCTATCGAAGAAGTTGCTCAACAAATCATTAATAAAGAAAATTCTTGA